ACACCCTCAATTTTTCCATGCTTTTTTGTTTTTTTACCAAGAGTCCATTTAAATCCCTCTCCCTTATCTCTAGGAGAATCTAATTCCTTTAAAATCCTATTCAGAAATCGTTCTGGCTCTTCTCCTTTCTGACTACACTCCCAGTCAAGCCAAGTTGAAAGATATTTTCTGCGATTTCTACGGGTACGACGTGGTTGTGCTTTGTAAGATAAGGTGACTTCCACGCGAATATCAAAATCTTCTCCTTGAGTTCGTAATTGTTCTGGCAGGTTTACTTGGTAAACATGAGCTTGTCTAGCCCTAATAAGACGCTCACCTCTTGTGATTAAAGTGATACGACTAAGAGAATTATTCAAAGCACGTTCAAGATTTGGGATACCATAACCCATTAAACGAATAGTATCTAGTTTTTCCTCTGCCCATTCTGGTAATCTAGCTGATTGTACTATCAGTGCACGGTATAGAAGACAGTTTTCATCAGGTAACTCAGCAGCAAGACACGCCGCAATATGGCTCACTTTTGGTGCTGCAAATGATGTCCCCACAGTATCAGCAGCAACTGCTGGACCAGCATTCAAAGTTGAGCGCACTAATTCAGGACAAACATTTTTAGGGTAAGTAATATTGGGTGGTGTACATTCATCTTTGACTAAATCTCCACCATATTCAACTACTTCTGGTTTAATCGTCTCCCAAATTCCTAAACCAGAGCATGAAAATGCTGAGGGTTTATCTTTTTGTGATATCGAAGAATAAGGTGGTACATGATAAGAAGCTGAAGAAATTGAGCCGACAGTTAAAGCTTGAAAACTTTGTGCAGGGTTAGCAACTCTGCATGAATCTTTTAACAAATAATCTGGCCAGAGCCGACTTGCTTCAAGATGCTCTTTCACAGATAATCTTGTTTTACCACTTTTCCTGTCTAGCCTATCTAAAGGTAAATTGCCTGCTGCCACAATAAAAAGAATATCCTTTTGCCAGGTCAGATTATCTATAGCCGCTGCCCAAGCACTCATATATTGAGTTCGGCAGGGAAGTGAGCCAGTAATAGAGTGGTTAAAAATCTTCGTTCCAGTTTTATTTGCGTAATAAAACTCCACAATATCAGCCAATAGAGTAGGGGGAAATAGCTGCTCAGGTAGTTTACATTTATCGTCAAGAACTCTGGCATTTTGAATCCAGCAGACAGCTTTTTCTGCGCCACTACGAGGTATAGTTTTGGGATACAGCACTGCACCAGCTACTCTAGTTCCATGTCCACCATTACTAACATAATCAGCCGTTTCTTCAGTCTTTCCAGGAATCCAAGACCTTGAGTTTTCTGAATCAATTGCTGCCTTGAGAAGAGAATGTCTTTCTTGAATACCGCTATCTATCACGCATACTTTAGGAGCGTTTGATTCTGGTGGTTCGAGCTGAAACGGTGGAGGAGCAGCATCAGGTAATCCTTCCCTCTTAAGAATTTCAGCAAATTCATCTGGCTCAGTAACATCAAAAATATAAGGAAAGTTCAAAACTAAATCTTTTAAACCTTTGCCTGATATTTGAATACGGCAAGAAAAGCTGTCTGGTAGTTCAGCATATTTAGGAGTATCACCATCTCTAAAATCTAAAATTTTTCCTTGATACTCTTGAACAAAATCTGTAAATTCATCTTCTCGTTGTGATTTAAGATCATCCCATTGCTGATAAGTGAAATTACGTTTATTTAT
This window of the Funiculus sociatus GB2-C1 genome carries:
- a CDS encoding S8 family peptidase, yielding MVERSERFPHIQLNLTIQGTAASPQGGKREQNPQTTANLSDRWGHGTKLKSSVDSLVSYWQDTQEKREEEGKPLLPEKAVPIILQIDPTAFDAEELRKYGIEVIAELEDGYIIGASADDSDFSKLQKKIEKFINEETGGKKVSEIWDILDGTRRPEYILSPELLNHWNQIGDKYIYIVDVGIACVGTKSQLPDFQKRKEEESDEKYTKRINNWINKRNFTYQQWDDLKSQREDEFTDFVQEYQGKILDFRDGDTPKYAELPDSFSCRIQISGKGLKDLVLNFPYIFDVTEPDEFAEILKREGLPDAAPPPFQLEPPESNAPKVCVIDSGIQERHSLLKAAIDSENSRSWIPGKTEETADYVSNGGHGTRVAGAVLYPKTIPRSGAEKAVCWIQNARVLDDKCKLPEQLFPPTLLADIVEFYYANKTGTKIFNHSITGSLPCRTQYMSAWAAAIDNLTWQKDILFIVAAGNLPLDRLDRKSGKTRLSVKEHLEASRLWPDYLLKDSCRVANPAQSFQALTVGSISSASYHVPPYSSISQKDKPSAFSCSGLGIWETIKPEVVEYGGDLVKDECTPPNITYPKNVCPELVRSTLNAGPAVAADTVGTSFAAPKVSHIAACLAAELPDENCLLYRALIVQSARLPEWAEEKLDTIRLMGYGIPNLERALNNSLSRITLITRGERLIRARQAHVYQVNLPEQLRTQGEDFDIRVEVTLSYKAQPRRTRRNRRKYLSTWLDWECSQKGEEPERFLNRILKELDSPRDKGEGFKWTLGKKTKKHGKIEGVSRSAGTLQKDWTTVKSFELTEAFCIAVVGHEGWNNDPDATVPYSLVVSFEAVGVNIPIYAPLVEAQIQPEVQPQIEIR